GCCACTGTCCGTACGCAATCTTTTTGAAAGTCAAGTGAAGAGAAAATTGacagattttaaagaaaaatctacagAAGAACTAAAACACCTTTTGCTTAAGCTTACACGAAATTCGATAACATCTATGGATAGGCAACATATTGCACTATCTATGACGAAATACGCTTTAACACCGGACAACTTACTAAAAATGGTACTTATTTCCTTGAGAGTCAATAGCAATGTCCCTGTGTTGATTATGGGAGAAACTGGTTGTGGGAAAACTTCATTGATCCGTTTCTTAGCAAAAGTTTGTGATgttaaatttgaagtttttaccATTCATGCAGGCATTGATGAATCTGATATTATTCGAAAATTCAGTCACATAAATCAAACTGCCTTTCAACATTTAGATGATCAGTTCTGGTTGTTTCTTGATGAGATAAACACTTGTAATCATCTGGGATTGATAACAGATTCACTGTGCCATCGAATGCTTCTAGGGACAGAAATTGCTCCTAATCTTACAATCCTGGCTGCTTGCAATCCATACAGACTTCGACAGGAAGAGGAAATACTGACAACTGGTTTACAGGGGAAAATCGGAAACGATGAACTTTCAAGATTAGTTTACAGAGTAAATCCTCTACCAGAAGCTCTGATTGACTATGTTTGGGATTATGGAAGTCTAAGCAATATAGACGAAAATTCTTATATCACAAAAATGGTGGACTCTACTTTTCGAGATAAAAAGCTTACAATGCTCTTAACCAAAACGCTTGTAATGTCACAACATTTTGTTCGAAATTTGGAAACAAATGATTACTGTGTAAGTCTAAGAGATGTTGATAGATGTAGAAGGCTGGTGGAGTGGTTCGACAACACTTTTCTGATTAAGAAGCAGAACATACAATCAGTTAAAAATCGAAAACTCAGACCAGTAATTTTGGGATTAGCCGTTTGTTATCACAGTAGATTTTCAGATGGTATTATTAGGAGAAAGTATCGTGAAGAGATAAAGAAGTGTATTTGGTCAACAATGTCCAATGCGATAACAGAAGAAGAAATCCTGGACATTATTTTAACAGAGCAAAAAGACATAGTAAACATGATGACAGAACTTCCTGCAGGTACAGCTTTAAATGCAGCATTACAGGAAAACGTGTTTATGTTATTGGtatgtattttgaataaaataccAATATTCCTGGTTGGAAAACCAGGCTGCAGTAAGTCGCTGTCAATGCAGCTGATACGCAGTAATCTTCGAGGAAAAGATTCAACTGCTCACTTGTTTCAAGAAATGCCACAACTGTTTTGTGTGTCTTTTCAAGGTTCAGAGTCATCAACCTCTGATGGAATTATTAAAGTGTTTGAGAAAGCTGAGAAATATCAAAAGCACAATGATGAACGCGATGTCTTGTCAGTTGTTATACTAGATGAAATAGGTTTAGcagaaatatcaaaattcaatcCTCTCAAAGTGCTTCATGGTCTTATAGAACGACAAGACGAACAGATTAAAGTTGCAGTTGTTGGAATTTCCAACTGGGCATTAGATGCAGCAAAGATGAATAGAGCGATTCATCTGTCACGACCGGACATGGACCTCGAGGAACTCATATACACTGGAAAATCTATTAGTAACAGCATGATGCCTTGCACAGTAGAAGCTATATATGATCTTGAGTCCAGTCTTGATGATAATTTTGGACAGCATTTGCAACCACTAACAACTCAATTACTGGAAGGAATAGCAAAGGCATATTATGAATATTGTTCGCATGACCAAAAGTTTCCAAACTTCCATGGGCTTCGCGATTTTTATTCCCTGATCAAATATTTAGGACGGAAGGAAGCAGTATACCAAAATGCAGATGATGAAGAAATTTGCGAAATCATTCTTACAGGAATATTTCGAAATTTTGGTGGTCTTCCAacagagaaaaacaaaatttttgaaattttcaggaAGAATATTCCGGGTATAAAATCTCAAGAAATCCCTGTCACGAAGCTTATTATTGAAAACTTGCAGGACAAATCCTGTCGCCATTTAATGCTTATTACCAATGGAGATGCAGTTATAAGTATTCTCGAAAGCCAATTAAGGCATTTAGGACTGCCATTTGACATTATTTTGGGTAGCAGCTTTCAAGAGGATCTAACAGATGCTTACAACTATAGAATTCTTAGCCGAATTATTCTTTGCATGGAACAAGGTATGGTTTTAATACTCAAAGACCTAGAGTCTATTTACGGTAGTCTATATGACATGCTCAATCAGAACTATACTGTCGttggaaaaaagaaacattgtCGAGTAGCATTAGGCCATTACAGTAATCCGATGTGCCACGTGCATGATGATTTTAAATGTGTTGTACTAGTAGAGGAGTCTAAATTAGATTATTCTGATCCACCTTTTCTGAACCGATTTGAAAAAcaacaatttgaattttttgatcTACTTGAGAACGAGAACCTAAAAAAAGCAGTTTATGAACTAAACAATGATATAGTTAATTTTTGTAAGATTCCAAATCACGCATTTTCCCCTAATGATGTCATTCCATCATATAGTACACATTTGCTGGTATCACTAATAATCAAGCTACAGCAAAATATGGCTAGCACGAGTTCtttagaaaatatcaaaaagaatgCATTTGATACTTTGCTATGGTTGGTGCCACCAGAAGTTGTTATTCGCTCAAAGGAAAGTGAATTTTACAAATCAAAAAGTCCAAACGAATTTggtcaaattttgaataaatatctgGAATTGCCTATTCATACAGGCTTGTTTCATTTCCTTGACAAAATGTGCAATGCCTCTTTTGACGTGATTAAAGAAAAGACGACCGAGAAAAGTAACATTAATTCAACTATATCAAAAGATGGGGTTGAGAATGAAAACTCGGCTACAACTCAAATACCCTCCGAGAATACTGACTATAATGGACAAGCGTCGTCATGCAATATCTTAGAAGGTAATGATAACATCTTGTCAAGACAGACACTGCCTACtgatgtttttgaaataaaaaatacaccCAAAGAACAGCTTTTacatataacatatatgaaGGAGCAACAAGTGCATGGTGTTTGTGAATACTTAAATGTTATCTATACATTTTCGGGTATTAATTCTTTCTTAGGACCTTTGATccagaataaaaaaattcagaGAGAAAAGTTGGCCATTTTTAAATCagaaaaacaattttcttttaaaattgacgAGTTTTTCCAGTCTGACAATAGTATTCTTGTGTTACAGTGTTCATGTTCAACGGACAATCGTCATTTACTACTTGTAAAAGGAATAATAGAGAAATACATTCGAACGCATATGGTTGATATgcatcaacaacaaaaacatgtgtgtattgttatacACCTTGAACGAAACGTTGCTTCGGACATACCATTGAACTTTTTATCTGGTTGGAGTTTATTCTTTATAGATAGTATTGAAACACCTTTAACGCCTTTGGAACATTTGCTGAATGTTGACAAACTACAAATTGTTACAGAACGCAGACCTTTAGATAactatatcaataaaatgctGTTTTGGGCATTTTCAAGAATCAAATTTACCAATGGACAGAATTCCGTGAAAATCCTCGAGGATGTAATGATGCAAATTAAATCATGCAATGAGGTCGTTTCTACTCTAGAGGATTATGTTCTCATGTGGATAAAGAAAACGTCACTTGATCTTGAAATACTGAGGACGAGTGGTTTTGAACAACAAGACTTTTGTTCAGCCTATTGGTGCACAGATGTGGCAAAAAATCCACATGAATTACTAAAAGCAGGTCCCTTTGTGTGTGCGTTAGAAAATAGCATCTCAGACATCATAAGACTTCCACTTGCACCCTACATCTTCAAACTTTTAGAGCAAAACGTACTCAGTCCCGTATTTTTAGAGGACGCCTGCACGCCTGCAAGACGACAAATTTGGAGACGAGTGGTTCTTTCAGATATTTATGTAAATACTGACGGTATTCCTCTTCCATCTGGACCAGAATGCTACTTTTGTAGCAGTGAGCCTTTGAACTTTTATATGCCATGTAGTCAGTCGTTAATGCTGCAGATAGACGATCGAAAAGGCGAATTTTTGGATATTATCAGACGACTTCGATTAGACAATGATATAGACGTAGATGACGAACTCCCAAGAGATCTATTTGACAATGCAACAAATAATTGTATTGATATTATCTGTTTTGAAGCTGTTAGTATATCTGAAGATTTACATTATCATGGAAGGAATAAAGATTTTATTCGGGATTTTTGTAACTACTTTTCCGTTAAAATACTGAAGGATACGGACGAATTGGAAagaattgatattttcaaatgggCCATATCAAACTTTGTCGACTTTGAAAAAATAGAAAGTGTTGATTTTCTTACTCTTGTTGCGTATCTTCATGCAGGTTTGTGGGTATATGGGCACATCATCCATGCAATATGCCATATACTTAAACTATGCATGTACTCAATGGATCTTTCAACTTTAAATATAGCGGAGCTGAtctgttttcaaaacaaaatcactGGTAAGACAACTAAAAGTGCTGGAAAGGAGGAAAATGTAAGCATGAAGGAAGTCCATAACACAAACATTGAAATGATTGAAAACGGAAGcgattttttaatgtttgatgaTCAAACAGACGAAATGGTAGAAATAAAGTGTCTGATGGAAGAAATGCTAACATCTGTCGCATTCAATGACTCTTTTCCAACTACGAACGGAGTTAGTTCAAGTAGTAATATTTACAGCTTATCAGAGGAAAATGACGATTTTACTGTTTGTGTCACAGATTCTAATGAGCATGGCGATATCACCATTCTATCAAGAGAACATTTTATGAAAGTCCTATGCATGTCACTTCTACCAACAAAACAAGTATTTGACACTCTAGTGGTTGATGAATGGATAACCCTTGTCAGAAATATTTTACCTCTTGCGCATATCATCAATGATGAATGTGATGAACTCACGgctttaaaattttgtcagGAATTAACAGAAGATTTCGTGAAAAATGGTTTTTCAATTTCCGCAtcttgtattactgatttaggGCAATGTATTATTGATAACAATGGAAAACTGGGTGCATTGGCGGTATGTGAGtgtttatacaatattttaagGAAGCTACAGATTGAACAATCAGTGAAACAAGCCGTACTACAGAAACTTTTTTGTTCTTACATACTGCGATGTATGATATCGTCCCCGGAAAATACTGAACCGTTAACTTTTACATtaagtaaaatcacagaaaaCGAAATGTTCGACCCAGAAATGTCATATTTTGGGCAGGTTGTGAAATTTGCAGTAATAATAGATTTGAACGACAATAGAGACGCATACTTTAATATcttgataaatgaaaattcatgtACGACAGATGAGATTGTTGGCATGTGCTTTGATTCCTATTTAGTTGATCTGGACGTCACTGACATCAAAAATATGTCTCTTccaattttattattacatgtTCTCGAAAGCTACGCATTTGACGACTACTTGACAATTGAAAATTTGGGATCAGTACAGAGTAGTTCCGACGAAATACTTCAATGCTTGTCTCGTTCCTTTCAAATTATAGAGACTGGGATTTTCTTTCTTAAGTTCGTTGTTGCATTGgcttttgtgaaaaaaatgttgatggtTTTTGTCGATTTACTTGATACAACAAAATACGACTGTTCTGCTATGCCAACTCTTGCTCAGCACATTAACTCAATTATGACAATTATAAGCAATACAGATtacaatatattgttttcaacCGAAACACTGCATTTATTCTTGAAACACCTAAATCAGAAATTTGGTTGCCAAGATATTGCGAGAAAATGTCAATTGATGGAACCATATATTCCGGTTTTAAAGGAAGTCGTGTCCACGTGGACGATTAGTTTTGTAGAGAAATCAGCAGTCTTCAATCCATTGTGTCTTTATCTTGATCCGGCGAGTTTTAACATGTTCCTGATTCAGATGAAGAGCGTAGGCAGTAAAAATAAAACGCTGCATATTCCTTTGTCAGAAAGACCTGACATGCTGAAGTTTGTTGGTGTGCTGGCTCAACGTTTCTttatgagaaaatgtttaaaagaaaatgatgaCACTGAGATACAGATAGCTGAACAAATATCAGCCATGGTAGATAAAGTAAATATTAAAGAAGAACTCAAAAGTATTATAAATGGCTTACTTGGTGTACAGGAATTTGAACATAACTTGTTCAATTTATCTGTGATGGTTCGTTCACCACAGCCACAGATCACATCAGTAATTGTTCATATGGCTTGCATAATTGGAACAATAACTCATTACGAATCATTTTGGTATCAAACTGTTATAATGCCTATTTCCGCGGCTGTTAATGGTTTACCACTTATCCCGTTTGaacaatttgaaaacgagttacCAGAGGCATTTGCAGGGATGTCAAAGGTTTGTTGTAACATTATGCAAATCTTTCTGCACAGCAGTTTAGTTATATCTTTtggattaaacaaaatatcatctCTAAACGAACTGAACCTTATAGGTTACGAAAATGACTACATTGACAAGCAGATTCGACTGTACTGGCAGAATTTGCAACAAGTGCTTCAGTTGAGCTGTGATGATATATGTATTATACTGCATTCTATCCTTTTCAATTCTCTTCACCTGTTTACAGCCGAACCCGATGGCACCAGTTTAAAAGAGTCAGTTAGCCTTTTGGTGCAgaaacatgtatttgttatcAACGAGATTTTATCAAATAGGTTTGCCCATGTCCGGTCATTAAAACGCCACTGTGCATTGCTATGTAGTGAAGGTGCCTCATCAGTGGAAAATTGTGTGACTGGGGTGGATCCATGCAATTACAATGTGAACATTAACAGTTTTACGCATTTATTCAGAGTTTACATTAAACCAACTAAAGAAAGTTTATTAGCAAATCTCAACATTGCCGCGAGAAACGATTTCCCCGTACTTCATTTGGTGATTGACCACATGGAAAAATTAAGTTTACCGCAAAAGATACTGTCGATTTGGAAATGGCATTTATCGTTAGTAATTTATGCAAGTTACAAGTATCGCAAGGTTGATTTTAAAGATATCACAATAACAAAACTTTTCGCCGAGGAAAATGATGATAAAAAGAAACAGGTACTAAAATTTAGATTTGAAGCATTTAAAAACGATTGGAATGACATACGATCGTTTCACTGTTTCCAGTCATGTGATAAAGATTCTGAAACACTAGAGATAATGCATACAATGTTAAAGATGAGCTCTGCCACTATTA
The genomic region above belongs to Mytilus trossulus isolate FHL-02 chromosome 7, PNRI_Mtr1.1.1.hap1, whole genome shotgun sequence and contains:
- the LOC134726630 gene encoding uncharacterized protein LOC134726630 encodes the protein MEVNVDESMETIIGEVMNSSKFWIFILTAEGTLVNEMKQHCKVKAVEAALKSTISAINKQTINSKQFLLLLNKELESKGLLFCMTENKHQLERQIGRYEKNIHDYQYNLEMIEDTFRKLKWISVRKLQLLLKKCIDYTKTQNDNLLIGNLTVQELSNTIPEIQLVQDIAEHCKHIVTAVSTCVFGNIIRQYFENNEKELEEIENESEEGFADEELSLTYLFNENFIKSHHGKHVSLQSVLRIVEIIAKDCFGRYKQLWGNYANETEHSISELRTMFLGVKDMDKEIIQAERTCIFRLKPPTRNSLIRFSNLPSYGQTVDTIKVAAKTFKFDNKEDSLYLDTVQKFEGLLSGNLSGVTLQDMTPILNQIDIVHNVINSDLQDILQALKTSSALLDFLREVADDDLRNLIDAVEEHSEQYVMESTVSDLIEIKRFFNPVLKGNFLENIGKLFELLQRQVENIGNNKIPEKINICRDNLHSLKALYRNAANRGERTVEVIENILQKGVFRFLLKSRSCEVTTEYKKVKKKYKQSGADLSDLRSRALLLMNADDRDKSKSKSVRKDDLEKFVYIVDEAFEVAGICMQLKRAGHFEFSKYEENCRRENLTYLKCQLQHQYEEWISEIHACRKKYYYLNFLYADQLYELYSFLHNFKKNDVIVMAILRFINPSIEDLQKITLIYNSLKIVSSGDHIAALENIGQTLEELYSGMKTTPTQFLECPENTNLAEKVQPGVPYVTSLADGSPLVIRTLLALYLNTTGMFPQANQVLFCRKDTTYDEITLLLNRCIQKQSIRKALYSIANIELLPSEVQFCLHNEIRRLLICSNGYDFLLCLLCRGHENHPFLDQFADILSRPSPLSDLKLKQYLIEQWSHVTVVTSDVPGLGKSEFIQRNAIADKKRPVCIHISGPFNRLSIIEELIKIRLKSYHVLHLDIGVISDPNELDLFMFEMIVLRYVSAGSTAYALASTSISIEIANTIHDELRDSLPTVTCFSRENLQWNCYSDLRVSSEINSPVQVVCHYLKGLDDGLIDTQDLYFTGTNALKPLTNTECARILGSHFEVSGDMSFTVMNIFINVLADQLKKLSASMFFKRSSLKEMMEKGQRSSVKSNLVKALKNVSMDFAARSVNACRSAQTASVLYKTTAIADILASRVSGMVRWEDSNHLVVLFHQNVQTVSALYRNVKDVPLSVRNLFESQVKRKLTDFKEKSTEELKHLLLKLTRNSITSMDRQHIALSMTKYALTPDNLLKMVLISLRVNSNVPVLIMGETGCGKTSLIRFLAKVCDVKFEVFTIHAGIDESDIIRKFSHINQTAFQHLDDQFWLFLDEINTCNHLGLITDSLCHRMLLGTEIAPNLTILAACNPYRLRQEEEILTTGLQGKIGNDELSRLVYRVNPLPEALIDYVWDYGSLSNIDENSYITKMVDSTFRDKKLTMLLTKTLVMSQHFVRNLETNDYCVSLRDVDRCRRLVEWFDNTFLIKKQNIQSVKNRKLRPVILGLAVCYHSRFSDGIIRRKYREEIKKCIWSTMSNAITEEEILDIILTEQKDIVNMMTELPAGTALNAALQENVFMLLVCILNKIPIFLVGKPGCSKSLSMQLIRSNLRGKDSTAHLFQEMPQLFCVSFQGSESSTSDGIIKVFEKAEKYQKHNDERDVLSVVILDEIGLAEISKFNPLKVLHGLIERQDEQIKVAVVGISNWALDAAKMNRAIHLSRPDMDLEELIYTGKSISNSMMPCTVEAIYDLESSLDDNFGQHLQPLTTQLLEGIAKAYYEYCSHDQKFPNFHGLRDFYSLIKYLGRKEAVYQNADDEEICEIILTGIFRNFGGLPTEKNKIFEIFRKNIPGIKSQEIPVTKLIIENLQDKSCRHLMLITNGDAVISILESQLRHLGLPFDIILGSSFQEDLTDAYNYRILSRIILCMEQGMVLILKDLESIYGSLYDMLNQNYTVVGKKKHCRVALGHYSNPMCHVHDDFKCVVLVEESKLDYSDPPFLNRFEKQQFEFFDLLENENLKKAVYELNNDIVNFCKIPNHAFSPNDVIPSYSTHLLVSLIIKLQQNMASTSSLENIKKNAFDTLLWLVPPEVVIRSKESEFYKSKSPNEFGQILNKYLELPIHTGLFHFLDKMCNASFDVIKEKTTEKSNINSTISKDGVENENSATTQIPSENTDYNGQASSCNILEGNDNILSRQTLPTDVFEIKNTPKEQLLHITYMKEQQVHGVCEYLNVIYTFSGINSFLGPLIQNKKIQREKLAIFKSEKQFSFKIDEFFQSDNSILVLQCSCSTDNRHLLLVKGIIEKYIRTHMVDMHQQQKHVCIVIHLERNVASDIPLNFLSGWSLFFIDSIETPLTPLEHLLNVDKLQIVTERRPLDNYINKMLFWAFSRIKFTNGQNSVKILEDVMMQIKSCNEVVSTLEDYVLMWIKKTSLDLEILRTSGFEQQDFCSAYWCTDVAKNPHELLKAGPFVCALENSISDIIRLPLAPYIFKLLEQNVLSPVFLEDACTPARRQIWRRVVLSDIYVNTDGIPLPSGPECYFCSSEPLNFYMPCSQSLMLQIDDRKGEFLDIIRRLRLDNDIDVDDELPRDLFDNATNNCIDIICFEAVSISEDLHYHGRNKDFIRDFCNYFSVKILKDTDELERIDIFKWAISNFVDFEKIESVDFLTLVAYLHAGLWVYGHIIHAICHILKLCMYSMDLSTLNIAELICFQNKITGKTTKSAGKEENVSMKEVHNTNIEMIENGSDFLMFDDQTDEMVEIKCLMEEMLTSVAFNDSFPTTNGVSSSSNIYSLSEENDDFTVCVTDSNEHGDITILSREHFMKVLCMSLLPTKQVFDTLVVDEWITLVRNILPLAHIINDECDELTALKFCQELTEDFVKNGFSISASCITDLGQCIIDNNGKLGALAVCECLYNILRKLQIEQSVKQAVLQKLFCSYILRCMISSPENTEPLTFTLSKITENEMFDPEMSYFGQVVKFAVIIDLNDNRDAYFNILINENSCTTDEIVGMCFDSYLVDLDVTDIKNMSLPILLLHVLESYAFDDYLTIENLGSVQSSSDEILQCLSRSFQIIETGIFFLKFVVALAFVKKMLMVFVDLLDTTKYDCSAMPTLAQHINSIMTIISNTDYNILFSTETLHLFLKHLNQKFGCQDIARKCQLMEPYIPVLKEVVSTWTISFVEKSAVFNPLCLYLDPASFNMFLIQMKSVGSKNKTLHIPLSERPDMLKFVGVLAQRFFMRKCLKENDDTEIQIAEQISAMVDKVNIKEELKSIINGLLGVQEFEHNLFNLSVMVRSPQPQITSVIVHMACIIGTITHYESFWYQTVIMPISAAVNGLPLIPFEQFENELPEAFAGMSKVCCNIMQIFLHSSLVISFGLNKISSLNELNLIGYENDYIDKQIRLYWQNLQQVLQLSCDDICIILHSILFNSLHLFTAEPDGTSLKESVSLLVQKHVFVINEILSNRFAHVRSLKRHCALLCSEGASSVENCVTGVDPCNYNVNINSFTHLFRVYIKPTKESLLANLNIAARNDFPVLHLVIDHMEKLSLPQKILSIWKWHLSLVIYASYKYRKVDFKDITITKLFAEENDDKKKQVLKFRFEAFKNDWNDIRSFHCFQSCDKDSETLEIMHTMLKMSSATIIGENSPLYRVLEKLIQIQNNFLSEACSMKSVKENPITVSLLDIKSKDLLNFKWSDRFLTFSQCDTRYGLDQKIDFDFEKIEQEIKAEVLFGKCFLTIQDLPQIVFSDELFQNTVELLKEIQRNVKQCDLTQDIKKEIVHKRDRDASQITNMLTQTGMVISLIRKTGADSAQPIVEYLPKWENVSGISSLELKQLLPRDIKIGHIIPFYQFLEELNGDSIASTLEDQYRIHLPREGRENLIKISNCNSKTEKLDHALKVFVHRCLSSSNNVIRTEQPLIDYICDEHFWWKDDFQNELVLSGQSGFPLREILSPTIQVKHIYETIQFIKDLLEDSKQKAARLSGINSSYKTAKQTELPKRTRSKAAMKMMRT